From one Sciurus carolinensis chromosome 9, mSciCar1.2, whole genome shotgun sequence genomic stretch:
- the LOC124993389 gene encoding 60S ribosomal protein L36a-like, whose translation MVNVPKTQRTFCKKCDMHQPHKVTQYKKGEDSLYAQGKRRYDRKQSSDGGQTKPIFRKKTKTTKKIVLKLECVEPNCRSRRMLTIKRHKHFELGGDKKRRGQVIQF comes from the coding sequence ATGGTCAATGTACCTAAAACCCAAAGGACTTTTTGTAAAAAGTGTGACATGCACCAGCCTCACAAAGTGACCCAGTATAAGAAGGGCGAAGATTCCCTTTACGCCCAAGGAAAGAGGCGCTATGATCGGAAACAGAGCAGCGACGGTGGACAGACGAAGCCAATTTTCCGAAAAAAGACTAAAACCACGAAGAAGATTGTGCTAAAACTTGAATGCGTTGAGCCAAACTGCAGATCCAGGAGGATGCTGACCATCAAGAGACACAAGCATTTTGAACTGGGAGGAGACAAGAAGAGAAGGGGCCAAGTGATccagttttaa